Proteins from a single region of Primulina tabacum isolate GXHZ01 chromosome 5, ASM2559414v2, whole genome shotgun sequence:
- the LOC142546429 gene encoding trihelix transcription factor GT-3b-like, whose product MDHSQLHNPYSAALNIDTASGDRFPQWSIQETRDLLIIRADLDPNFMETKRNKVLWEVISTRMKEKGYSRSAEQCKCKWKNLVTRYKGCEAMEAEGMRQQFPFFNDLQTIFTARMQRMLWLEAEGGGATASTSKKRKKTAASQYSSSDEEDENEESEGDKAVGTRRKKIIKGKETGNPAAGTSSSNVSSIINGVKGIMEGYMKQQMEMEMQWIKAYEAREEERRVKEIEWRQKMEALENERIMMERRWREREEQRRIMEEARAERRDALITTLLNKLRREDM is encoded by the exons ATGGATCATTCGCAGCTGCATAATCCTTATTCTGCAGCTCTGAATATCGATACGGCGAGTGGAGACAGGTTTCCTCAATGGAGTATTCAAGAAACGAGGGATTTGCTGATTATTCGGGCAGATCTCGACCCCAATTTCATGGAGACCAAGCGTAATAAGGTTCTGTGGGAAGTCATCTCGACTCGGATGAAAGAAAAGGGTTACAGCAGAAGCGCTGAGCAGTGTAAATGCAAGTGGAAAAACCTTGTTACACGCTATAAg gGATGCGAAGCAATGGAAGCAGAAGGGATGAGGCAACAGTTTCCATTTTTCAATGATCTGCAAACCATATTCACCGCAAGAATGCAAAGAATGCTTTGGCTGGAGGCTGAGGGTGGCGGAGCAACCGCCAGCACTTcgaaaaagagaaaaaagacGGCGGCATCCCAATATTCTTCGTCCGACGAGGAAGACGAAAACGAGGAAAGCGAAGGAGATAAGGCCGTGGGAACAAGAAGGAAGAAGATCATTAAAGGGAAAGAAACAGGAAACCCTGCAGCTGGAACGAGTTCTAGCAATGTGAGTTCAATAATAAACGGGGTAAAGGGTATAATGGAGGGCTACATGAAGCAGCAAATGGAAATGGAGATGCAGTGGATCAAAGCTTATGAAGCAAGAGAGGAGGAGAGGAGGGTTAAAGAGATCGAATGGAGGCAAAAAATGGAGGCTTTGGAGAATGAGAGGATAATGATGGAGAGAAGATGGAGGGAAAGGGAGGAACAAAGGAGGATTATGGAAGAAGCTAGAGCTGAGAGAAGGGATGCTCTTATTACAACCCTTTTGAATAAGCTTAGAAGAGAAGACATGtag
- the LOC142546428 gene encoding calcium-dependent protein kinase 13-like produces the protein MGNCCRSPAAVAREDVKSSNFSGHDQGRKDKSSGNIKKNITVLKDLKKENIEEKYLVDRELGRGEFGVTYLCVERDSRELLACKSISKRKLRTAVDVEDVRREVAIMKHLPKNSSIVSLKEACEDENAVHLVMELCEGGELFDRIVARGHYTERAAASVTRTIVEVVQLCHKHGVIHRDLKPENFLFANKKENSPLKAIDFGLSIFFKPGERFSEIVGSPYYMAPEVLKRNYGPEIDIWSAGVILYILLCGVPPFWAESEQGVAQAIIRGKIDFEREPWPSISDGAKSLVKQMLEPDPKLRLTAKQVLEHSWLQNAKKAPNVPLGDIVKSRLKQFSLMNRFKRKALRVIADFLSNEEAEGIKEMFAKIDTDNDGIVSSEELKAGLLKFNSQLAESDVQMLLEAGDVNGKGTLDYGEFLFISLHVQRMANDEHLRKAFSYFDKNSNGYIEPDELRDALMEDGVEDSTDVANDIFQEVDTDKDGLISYDEFVAMMKTGTDWRKASRHYSRGRFNSLSIKLMKDGSINLGE, from the exons ATGGGGAACTGCTGCAGATCTCCAGCGGCTGTAGCCAGAGAAGACGTAAAGTCCTCCAATTTCTCCGGCCACGATCAAGGCCGGAAGGACAAGTCATCGGGCAACATTAAGAAAAATATCACCGTTTTAAAGGATCTTAAGAAGGAGAACATTGAAGAAAAGTACTTGGTTGACAGAGAGCTCGGGCGTGGTGAATTCGGAGTTACTTATTTGTGCGTTGAACGGGATAGCAGGGAACTGTTGGCGTGTAAGTCGATTTCGAAGCGGAAGCTCCGGACAGCTGTGGATGTGGAGGATGTGAGGAGGGAGGTGGCGATAATGAAGCATTTGCCGAAAAATTCAAGCATTGTGAGCTTGAAGGAGGCGTGTGAGGACGAGAATGCTGTGCATTTGGTGATGGAGTTGTGTGAGGGAGGAGAGTTGTTTGATAGGATCGTGGCGCGTGGGCATTACACGGAGAGGGCTGCTGCTTCGGTGACGAGAACAATTGTGGAGGTCGTGCAGTTATGCCATAAGCATGGGGTGATTCACAGGGACTTGAAGCCGGAGAATTTTTTGTTTGCGAATAAGAAGGAGAATTCACCACTTAAAGCCATTGATTTTGGTTTGTCAATCTTCTTCAAGCCAG GTGAAAGGTTCTCTGAAATTGTGGGGAGCCCTTATTATATGGCTCCAGAGGTGCTCAAGAGAAACTATGGACCAGAAATAGATATATGGAGTGCGGGCGTGATTCTGTATATCTTACTGTGTGGAGTTCCTCCATTCTGGGCTG AATCTGAACAAGGTGTTGCTCAGGCCATCATACGCGGAAAAATAGACTTTGAACGTGAACCGTGGCCAAGTATCTCAGATGGTGCCAAGAGCCTTGTCAAACAGATGCTGGAGCCAGATCCTAAACTTCGATTGACGGCCAAACAAGTTCTTG AACATTCTTGGCTCCAAAATGCAAAAAAGGCTCCAAATGTTCCTCTTGGTGATATTGTCAAGTCAAGACTGAAGCAGTTCTCATTAATGAATAGATTCAAGAGGAAGGCTCTTAGG GTAATTGCTGATTTCTTGTCTAATGAAGAAGCTGAGGGCATCAAAGAGATGTTTGCTAAGATAGACACTGATAATGATGGCATTGTTTCATCAGAAGAACTGAAGGCTGGATTACTGAAATTCAATTCACAGCTTGCCGAGTCTGACGTACAGATGCTTCTTGAAGCT GGTGATGTAAATGGTAAAGGTACCTTGGATTATGGGGAATTTCTTTTCATTTCACTCCATGTCCAGAGGATGGCCAATGACGAACATCTTCGCAAGGCATTCTcttattttgacaaaaacagtAACGGCTACATTGAGCCAGATGAGCTGCGAGATGCATTGATGGAAGATGGAGTAGAGGATTCTACAGATGTGGCAAATGACATTTTCCAGGAGGTCGACACAGACAAG GATGGGCTGATTAGCTATGATGAATTTGTGGCTATGATGAAAACTGGGACTGATTGGAGAAAAGCTTCTCGTCATTACTCTAGAGGGAGGTTCAATAGTCTGAGCATAAAGTTGATGAAGGATGGTTCTATTAACTTGGGTGAGTAA